Within the Sulfitobacter sp. JL08 genome, the region GGTTCAAAAAGCCCGGTGATGCTGTCGCTGTCGATGAAATGCTGTGCGAGCTGGAAACCGACAAAGTCACCGTCGAAGTGCCCAGCCCGTCGGCCGGTACAATGGGTGATATCGTTGCCGCAGAAGGCGATACTGTGGGGGTGAACGCCCTGCTGGCCACATTGAACGAAGGCAAAGGTGCCGCAAAATCCGACGCCCCTGCTGAAAAACCAGCTGCGGACGCCGCGCCAAAAGACAGCGGCGGCACAACCGATGTGATGGTGCCCACCCTTGGCGAATCCGTGACCGAAGCCACCGTCAGCACATGGTTCAAGGCCGTGGGCGATACTGTCGCGCAGGATGAAATGCTGTGCGAGTTGGAAACAGACAAGGTCAGCGTCGAAGTGCCAAGCCCCGCCGCCGGTGTTCTGGCCGAAATCGTCGCCCCCGAAGGCAGCACCGTGGATGCTTCGGCAAAACTCGCCGTGATTTCCGGTTCAGGCGCAGCCGCCGCGCCTGCCGCTGAGGCCCCCGCTGCCGCGCCCGCAGCCCCCGCCGCATCCGGCAAGGATGTGGAAAACGCACCCTCGGCGAAAAAGGCCATGACCGAAGCCGGGATCAGCGCCGACGCCGTTACCGGCACGGGCCGCGACGGGCGGATCATGAAAGAAGATGTGGCCAAGGCACTGGCCGCGGGCACCAGCGCCGCAGCCGCGCCTGCGCCGACGGCTGCCCCGTCCCGCGCGCCATCTGCCGCGGATGATGCCGCACGCGAAGAACGTGTGAAAATGACGCGGTTGAAACAGACAATGGCCCGCCGCCTGAAAGAGGCACAGAACACCGCCGCGATCCTAACCACCTTTAACGAGGTCGACATGACCGAGGTGATGGCACTGCGCAAGGAATACAAAGACTCGTTTGAAAAGAAACACGGCGTGCGCATGGGCTTCATGTCGTTCTTCACCAAGGCGTGCTGCCACGCTCTTAAGGAAATTCCCGAGGTGAACGCCGAAATCGACGGCACCGACGTGATCTACAAGAACTATGTGCATATGGGCGTGGCTGCTGGCACACCCACCGGCCTTGTGGTGCCAGTTGTGCGCGATGTCGATCAGATGTCGTTTGCCGACATTGAAAAAGCCATTGGCGAAAAAGGCAAACGCGCGCGTGATGGCAAGCTGACCATGGCCGAAATGCAGGGCGGCACATTCACCATTTCGAACGGCGGCGTTTACGGTTCGCTGATGACCGCCCCGATCCTAAACCCGCCGCAATCGGGCATTCTTGGCCTTGCCAAGATTCAAGACCGCCCGATGGCCATCGCCGGCGAGGTTGTGATCCGCCCGATGATGTACATTTCACTGTCTTATGACCACCGGATCATCGACGGCAAGGGCGCTGTCACGTTCCTTGTCCGCGTCAAGGAACTGATCGAGGATCCGCGCCGCTTGCTGATGGATTTGTGATCATTTTGATCCGCGGCGAGAGACATAGGGACACATTCGCCCGCCAGTTTCGAAAAATGTGCCTGCCGGGAAGAAGCGGTTGGGCGCAACCCGTGCGGGCATCGGCAAGGGGTCAAGGCCAATGACCCTCGAACTCACTGTCCTCACCCTCGCTGCCCTGCTTCAGGTCGTTCAGTACGTCCTGATGGCGGTGCCTGCGA harbors:
- the odhB gene encoding 2-oxoglutarate dehydrogenase complex dihydrolipoyllysine-residue succinyltransferase; amino-acid sequence: MTIEIRVPTLGESVTEATVATWFKKPGDAVAVDEMLCELETDKVTVEVPSPSAGTMGDIVAAEGDTVGVNALLATLNEGKGAAKSDAPAEKPAADAAPKDSGGTTDVMVPTLGESVTEATVSTWFKAVGDTVAQDEMLCELETDKVSVEVPSPAAGVLAEIVAPEGSTVDASAKLAVISGSGAAAAPAAEAPAAAPAAPAASGKDVENAPSAKKAMTEAGISADAVTGTGRDGRIMKEDVAKALAAGTSAAAAPAPTAAPSRAPSAADDAAREERVKMTRLKQTMARRLKEAQNTAAILTTFNEVDMTEVMALRKEYKDSFEKKHGVRMGFMSFFTKACCHALKEIPEVNAEIDGTDVIYKNYVHMGVAAGTPTGLVVPVVRDVDQMSFADIEKAIGEKGKRARDGKLTMAEMQGGTFTISNGGVYGSLMTAPILNPPQSGILGLAKIQDRPMAIAGEVVIRPMMYISLSYDHRIIDGKGAVTFLVRVKELIEDPRRLLMDL